The following is a genomic window from Hymenobacter chitinivorans DSM 11115.
CATAATGTTGTAAGCCGGGATTGGGAAAAGCGGCGGCCGTTAGCGGGCGGCTTTAGCCCCAAAATCCGTCACGCTGAGCTGCTGCTGGCAGAAGCTGTACTCCTCGGGCACGTTGGAGCTGACGATAACCAGGCGGCCGGCTATGGTGGCCGCCACGTGCTCTAGGTACCATTCCACGCCGGTCCGGTCGAGGTTGGTCGTGGGCTCGTCGAGCAGGAGCAGGGGCGAGTCGGCGTAGAGGGCCAGGGCCAGCTTGAGGCGCTGCTTCATGCCGCTGGAAAAGTCCCGCACCATCTTGTGGCGCGACTTTTCCAAGTACATCAGCTCAATCAGGCCGGTGGGCGTGAGGCCGGGGCGCAGGGGCTTGAAGCGGGTGTGAAACGCCAGCAGCTCGGTCAGGGTCAGCTCCTCAATGAGCTCCAGGTAGGGCGCGCAGTAGGCCAGGTGGCGGGGCACGTCTTCCACGGGCAGGGGTTGGCCCTGGATGGAGTACAGCAGGGTGCCCTC
Proteins encoded in this region:
- a CDS encoding ABC transporter ATP-binding protein produces the protein MQIEASGLGKRFAREWIFRGLNHVFRSGTATAVLGPNGSGKSTLLNTLSGQILPTEGTLLYSIQGQPLPVEDVPRHLAYCAPYLELIEELTLTELLAFHTRFKPLRPGLTPTGLIELMYLEKSRHKMVRDFSSGMKQRLKLALALYADSPLLLLDEPTTNLDRTGVEWYLEHVAATIAGRLVIVSSNVPEEYSFCQQQLSVTDFGAKAAR